ACATCTGGCTGTTCCGCGGCCGGCGGGCGCCCGACCGCGCCATCCGCGCCGTCACCAACGCCCCGGTCAACCACGTCGGGATGGCGGTCGTCGTCGACGACCTGCCGCCCCTGATCTTCCACGCCGAGCTCGGCCGGTCGCAGCTCGACGTGTGGACCGGCGCCCACCACCGCGGCGTGCAGCTGCACGACCTGCGCGAGGCGGTCGGGCGGTGGCACACCGACTACGACCAGGACGCCTGGGTGCGCCAGCTCGCGCCCGAGATCGGTGCCGAGGAGGAGGACGGCATGCTGCGCGCCGTCGCCCGGCTCGACGGGGTCTCCTTCCCGAGCATGGCGCGGCTCGGAGCGCGCTGGCTGCGCGGCCGCGACGCCTACGTCCCCCACCGCGAGCGGGGTCGGCGGGTCACCCCGGAGGCGGCGTTCTGCGCCGAGGTCGTGGCGACCTGCTACATGGAGATGGGCATCCTGCGCGACGACCGGCGGGCCACCTGGTACGACCCGGGCACGTTCTGGAGCGGCGACCACCTGCCCGTCGCGCCCGGCTGGACGCTCGGCACGGAGGTCGCGGTCAGTCGCTGACCGCGCGCCCGAGCCGCTCGGCCACCACCGCCACCGCCGCCCGGAGCTCCGCCCCACCGGCCACCGTGAACGGGAACGGGACGCCGGCCAGCCACTCCCCGGCGTAGGCCTCGGGGTTGCTGGTGCTGCCGAGCAGCTCGCAGCGCCCGCCCGGCAGCTCGCGCAGCTCGCCGATGGTCGGCCGGATCCACGGGCGTACCTCGTCGAGAGGCGCGTCGAAGACGACGTGCGTGTCGTGCTCCCACCCCTTGGCGAGGTTGGCCTCCAGCGCCGCGGCCGGGTCGAGGTCGGCCGGCACCTCGAACGTGCCGTCGAGCAGCTCCACGGCGGTGATCCGGTCGACGCGGAAGGTGCGCAGCGCGTCGGCGTGGTGGGAGTGGCACAGCAGGTACCACCGGCCGTGGCGGACCACGACCGACCAGGGGTCGACGACGAACGTGCGCTCGCTGCCGGCCGCGGTGCGGTAGCCCACCTCGACCTGCCGCTGGGCCGCCACCGCCGCGACCAGCTCGGTGGTGACCTCGGGGTCGGGACGCACCGGGGTGCGCTCGGGGACGGCTCGCGCCGTCTCCCGCACCGCGACGGCCTGGCGGGCGACGTTGGTGGGCAGCACCCGCAGGATCTTGCCCAGCGCAGCGCCGACCGGGTCGCCTGAGTCGGCCACCGCGTGGTGGGAGTCGAGGGCGGCCAT
The sequence above is drawn from the Nocardioides sp. zg-1228 genome and encodes:
- a CDS encoding WYL domain-containing protein — translated: MSDISPTARALRALDILQARPGTTAADLAARLGVTERAARRYVAILREADIPVESTRGPYGGYTLGRGLRLPPLVFSATEALGLVMAALDSHHAVADSGDPVGAALGKILRVLPTNVARQAVAVRETARAVPERTPVRPDPEVTTELVAAVAAQRQVEVGYRTAAGSERTFVVDPWSVVVRHGRWYLLCHSHHADALRTFRVDRITAVELLDGTFEVPADLDPAAALEANLAKGWEHDTHVVFDAPLDEVRPWIRPTIGELRELPGGRCELLGSTSNPEAYAGEWLAGVPFPFTVAGGAELRAAVAVVAERLGRAVSD